The Theobroma cacao cultivar B97-61/B2 chromosome 2, Criollo_cocoa_genome_V2, whole genome shotgun sequence genome includes the window tataaataatttaaacataaatgaattaatacaaactaaaaaaataaaaatactaattaaacatatataaatcatAACATTAGGGTAAATACCTTCACCCTTCTaagttttaatcgaaattcTAAACAAGTCCATTAATTTTCGAAATGGATACTCCGTtccaaaaaaatatctttagtTAGATACATAGGTCCAACCATTAATGTTTCCATTAGTTTGATCACATGAcaatattgaaaatataattttacctattttattaattttaaaaattattattatataattcttattaatttttgttaattttttattaatttttaaaaatttagggGAGCACTCATCAATACTCTTTAAGATCGATACtccataaattattttttttattttaaaaaaattatataataatttttaaattaataaaaaaatattttaatcttttcataTTCATGATTCAACCATTTCATCATCGAGAACATCCAACACAATATAATCAACAATCGCACATTATCAACTTGAATTTCTTCCATGACTCTTTACATTCacttatataaaaaatataattagtataaaattttaataacaaagtaaaagaagataaaaaaatgaaaaattatgcaaaaagttataaaatctAACATTTATTAACAAAGTCCAAGaagtaaatataaaaaatatataaattttatataaatatatataatattaagtTTGTTTTTTGGTCAATTTGGTCCAAAAATTTGTAGGATCGAGAATTGACCGAATAAACTAatagaatcaaaatttttgaaccgATAGATCAATTGgatcaaattattttattcaaatttcatttaattcgGTCTATTTTTACTCACTCTTACTTTTCCCcacctttctctctcttttcctctTCACATTTTTGTgtttcaatgatttttttaatgtgaaaaaataagaaataaaaataaaatgatgtgATAAATGACATGTAATCTGACTTAACATTTCTTTGACAAATAAGATTGAAATTCTTGAACTGACAGACCAATCGagttgaattattttattcaaattccATTCGATTTAATTAGTCTATTGATTTGGTCCATTTTTACTTACCTCTACTTCTGTCTccctcctttttctttctcctcctctttttccttttttttttttgtatgatgtttaatttttttaatttaaaaaataaaaagtaggagtaaaataatataacaatGACATGTAATCTGACTCGACATTTCTAAGAAAAATGGCAAATCAGCATTTGTTGTTTAAATCACATCAGATTTTCCGTTAACATAATTAATCTAGGATACAATTTGGAGTACTCAATTGTGAAATTTTTTCTCCAATATCAAATCGataattttactataatttGGATATCAAATGTGTACTTAATCTAATTGCttatattaataatgatatttgatatttttttatacacctttattaaattttataggATACATTCAAATCTACCCAATGTGAAAGGGATCTATGAAGGCATTACAACATTTTGAATTGAGGAATCAAGGAAATTTATAGCTTCTCTATTGAGAAAACTATGTAAGTGTGCAGCATATACCcaataaatgcaaatatgaAAGAAGTCAAGATTTGTTGCGAAGTATTAACTCCGGAAATTACTATGACGcgtgaaagaaataaaagctatGAATGAACAAAGCATCCCCAATTTTGTGCAAACAACTAAGGTTGGAGGAATTCATTACTACCTGAAATCCAAGCTGGAACTATGGCTCCTATTAGCTTAAACCTTAGGCCATGTTGCCCTTCCCCTTCCCCTTCCCCTCCCCCTCTCCCTCCccatccattttttttctttttcttgtcttgGGTGGTGCTAAAAAAACTTACCTTtggaaaatcaagaaatttcaaTCTAGAagacccaaaaaagaaaaaaagaaaaaagggtgTGTGGAAGCAACTGTGGTGATTGTAGTCAACATGCCAGCTTGAGGTAATTATGGAGTTTTGCTGTCTAGTGGGTATTGGAATATTAGCAGGCAAATGGCTTTACTGTTGATTGTCCATTATTGTTGTTTGAGGAATGAGGACTTTGAGGCTCATCAGAAGAAGCTTGAGATGAAATACTTTTCCCAGTTGAGCTGGAAAATGTTGTGTTGAAAACCATTTGCAATCATTCATTAAAATTCAATATCCTTTGAGCTAATTAAAGTGTCAATCTATTTGACTTCtgaattgaattaaaattcaagGACCTTATTGCAACCCCCCCACCACAGTATCAGTTtgtgcttcttctttttttcttttttcatgcATAAGAACAATGCAATGCATTTCACATCAATTGAAGTTGAAGTTGTGGAATGGATAGAAAATTCTCTGCCTAAAGGTTTCGGATCCGAATCTCGAAAAGAATTGtgaattttgtaaaataaaagaaaattacttttttattttttgtgattCAAGCTCAATGTAGTTGCCATAGAGAAAGATAAGGAAAAGGTACCGCTTACAATATCTAAATAGAAACATTCCAAGACAGCAAATCAAATGgcaaaaagaaatatatatatataatcttcTAACCTTTCATTAAAtgcatgaaaatattaattccTTCAAGCTCTTTTTATAGTCCTCACATGGAACATGTATGAACGAGGGCAGTTGACATTGTTAAATTAATTACACTTACCTGCTTACAAAGAGTACAAAATGGAGGAAGCTGATGCTGAACCCTAATTGCATTCCATCTCAAACTTTCTGAATGAATGTGGACCTCCATTTAGACCTGGGGCAAGTCTATTGCCAGGCCCAACAGTGGGGCCTAGACCCCCTCCTCTGTCAATCAAGCAAAATAAACGATATTATAGGACAGGTGGCAAATACGCATTTGCTTGAAGTCAGCTTGTTGGCTTCCTATGGGGTATCTGCCACCATAGAGGATGGATttcattaatcataaaaataataaccaGAATGCGGTCTTCACAGTACACTCACAGAAAGTAAAAATACAGCCAGAGGCCCAAAGCCATTGATCTGTTGGTTTGGAAGAAGCATGCCCAGCGATCAGCAGGGTACTTGGTACGTGGAAGCGTAGCAGTCACGGCGGCTGCTGAAAAACCGACGCCCGTAAATGCATGTTTGCAATGTACGCAAATAATTCAAAGTCACAGGCAATTAGACACATGtgctattttgtttttttctggCCATCTTCGTCATAATGTTTTTGTCTGCCTTCGCTTTCCTGGACTGACTGGCCAAAGCAACGGATCCAGCCATGGCATTTATGCGAGCCTAAAATTATACAAGCCACTTGGCAGTTGGCATAAAGAAGTCCACGTGTCTTTCGTGGAACCGCATGCCGCCAATGTGTCGCATTTTGATTGCACACTCGAAAACAAGACGAAGTTGACCCCCGCGAGCTGTCCCTGTTTCTTGTCCATTTCGTCACTTTCCGGCCAGTTCACCCCCAAAAACGGCCAATCCTTCCAACGCTTTGCTTCGTTATCATTTGGATTGGCATGCAATAATATAGGATGTTCTTGTGGATTAACATATAAAAATGTAATGAATTTAATATCATTAAATGAAATGTTCACATTttattacttaaaaaaatttaattaattaacgatgaattgatttaattgaTATATTCAGTTTATATTGATAATAAACGATATctgatttttaaaatataataccTAACAAAACCATTCAAATAAGTTGTTATGTTCAATTGAATTCAATTaagtatttatatatttttaggagttaaataagttttttattactaattgattaacttttattaattaaaatattattttttatattatataatattaatgtgATATGTTGATATATCATAATGAATAATAACGTGACATATTGATGCAGTATTTTAACAAGATTCTACGACATCTTCACTTTTCACATTGAAATcatataagtataaaatgataatgaatattttacttaattagTCATAACGATATATTTTACTCAAATTAAAAGCTTACGAATTTAGttgaaagtaataaaaaaataaaaatttatttaaatagtttaaaatattgTTCAAGTACTACACCTATGAATAATGACATGATGGTTctttaataactttttttgtataaatttgagtaataTATTTACCTTAGAAACGTGACAAACCACTTGAAACGAAACATGAGTGATGGTATTTCAACAAAGTCGGAGAGAAATAACAAAGGAGGAGGAGAAAATTGTCAAAACAATCTACTTTCGGAACAGAGCGAAAGTGGCTTTCATTTTCGTATCTTTGCGTGCAGTGATTGTAGTTTATATAAAGTAATATATAGGCAAAGGCAAAATCAAATAGGATGATTAGACGGTGGACGTGGGGGGTGGGAAAAGCTAGCTATTCGCCCATTTTCATATGTTGGAAGTCGTCAGGGTCATTTAGGAGTCCCAAATTTCAAAAGTTGATGGGATCACCTCACCTAACTTGCTCATCCTTTTTCGTCATTCAATCTCACCCTTTGTTGGTTGACACAGGTGCACTCCTATTCCTTTGCAAGGCCCCTTCTTTAATCAACACATGAAAAACTGTTGATGCTGCTGACTTTGGCAACCATCAATCCTCAAAACCGTGTTCCACAAAAAGTTAGAAATCAATAATTTTCTTGTCTGGGTTGCCATCTTTTTCTGCCAGGAAAATTAACCCAAATTAAGCAAACAAATCTGTGCAAAACACAACTCATTACATCTTTATTGTGAGCCATTCCTCACTTATCTATGTATGTTAAGCTCATGTCAAAAAATTCTCAAGTTCATGATTATTGACGTCCTTTGAGTTGGTGAAATCTTTATATCTAAAACGGTGTGGGagatcatttttgtttctcttttgaagttttaatCTCAATTATTAcatcaaattgaaaaaaaaatgtattgtTATAAATTAGCAGAttgcattttcataatttactAAGGCCTCTCttgattgaatttttattttttattctttgctatcttttattatttacattttatttattctctaagaaataaaaaaatagggTGTTAAATGTTCTCGAATATGATAGTTCTATGCCGATGGGCCAAAGCAGTGGGCAGGGCCTGGAAAATTGCCAATGTGAACCCAAAATACTTTGAAATATGAAAGGcaaatttaaagcaaaaacttgAGAAGTGCTCCAATTTGTAAGGCATGTGGCTTGAAAACACAAGACCAGATAAGCAAAATTATCAGAGTAGGAGAGTGACCAAGCTATCAAGGTCTAAAACCTTGGCCTAGCTTTTGCTCCCTGGCAGATAGATATGCATTTGCTTAAGGCTTTAAGCTTACTCCCCGGCAGTGGCATTCTATAACTTGAACATCAATTATGAGTTATGATGAATGGTTTGGTTTAAGAAAACTTCTTCACTGATGGGTAGGTGCCTAAATAGTATGActattattacatttaataacGACAGGTGGCTATTCaaataaatacataaaaatgaagaaagtaCCTTCCCTCATCTGCAGTTCATTATCAGAAGATCCAACAAGACCGAGAGGATCCTCATTCAACTTTTCAAGGCATGATTGCAATTTCCCGTATCAATCAAGTAGGGTGCACACAGGAATGCTAATATAGTTATATTAACGCGACCCTTTATTTCACCATCATAGTGGATTGACTCACAAACACGCATCATCAGAAAATGATCTAAACTGAAGAATCACTCCACTATCTTCCTTGGATAAGAAATTACATGATGAAAAAGACAAGGAAAGTGACGTACAGGTAAAATAAggtttaaatcaaaataatccTTGAAAATAACTTTAATATTGTAATATCATTCACAATGTTTTTGAATGGAGAAGAGTTACTAATGCTAGCACAAACTAATATCTCACACTAGACTATCAACAATTCACCACTTATGTTGAGGAAAATATCATACCTCCTTCTCAACGTTATGATTGACAAGGTAATTTCTTAACTAAAGATAACAATCGGGTTTTTACAAATGATATTCCAAAAATACAAACAAAAGTATATCCAGGCGCAGTTCACAACTTCACCTTCATTGCAACACTCTACATCTATACCTTCACCGAAAAAATCTCCATCAAAGAATACCAAGTTCCAGAAATTCCAAGAACAAGCCCCAAGGCCACAATTCCGACATCCAAAGTCCATCCCTTCCACCCCAGCTCTTCCTTGAATACCAATAGATGAAAAAATGCTGGCAATACAAACCCCAAACCACAGCACACACTGCTTCCCACTAAGGACAAGAAATCAGCGAAATTTGGCACGAACAAAGCTACCAAACTTACGATCAAAACCAGAAGCCATCTCAGCCACAGACAATAATTCCCTCCCCAAAATCGCCTCTCTACGATCTCATAAACCGGATTCATCATCAATGGGAATGTGAAAAACAAGTTAATGCAAAGACCTAGTTGAACCAAAGTGCTGATCCAGCCTGCCCCCAAATTAGCAGTAATAATATCTTTGGTTTCTGCACCAAAAGCGAAATAACCAAGTGCACCAAATGCTCCATACATCAAAGAAATCAAACCCATGCTCAGTGCCAATATTTTGCCACACTTAGCAGTGTCCTTCATCTCAGATTCTATAGGCAAAACCATACCAATCCCTTCGAATGCATAAACAGCCACACCCATGCCATAAAAGAACACAGAGAGACCCCCGAAAGCCATAACCTCGTGCCTTTGCTTCAAGATAAGAGACAAATCCTCAACCAACACCACCCCCATTGCCCCAAGATCGACCACATCAGCAAAAATACTCAACGGAGCCAAATGGGTTAATGTTGCAATTGAATTCAACCCCAATTGAAATGGAAAACATCCCCCTATATACAAACTCTTTGCTGTAAAACTGGACATCCCCAAACTTAAGCTTGAATTCATGGAGATTTCATTGTTAAAAAGATTGGCCATagtgttggcaataaat containing:
- the LOC18608362 gene encoding amino acid transporter ANTL1, whose protein sequence is MGFEKEAISSSSSKKLRSPLPREDTPLISKDKPLSSQPKTFANVFIAVVGAGVLGLPYAFKRTGWIMGLLMLFFVAALTTYCMMLLVYTRRKLESFDNGFAKIASFGDLGFAVCGTVGRCVVDVLIILSQAGFCVGYLIFIANTMANLFNNEISMNSSLSLGMSSFTAKSLYIGGCFPFQLGLNSIATLTHLAPLSIFADVVDLGAMGVVLVEDLSLILKQRHEVMAFGGLSVFFYGMGVAVYAFEGIGMVLPIESEMKDTAKCGKILALSMGLISLMYGAFGALGYFAFGAETKDIITANLGAGWISTLVQLGLCINLFFTFPLMMNPVYEIVERRFWGGNYCLWLRWLLVLIVSLVALFVPNFADFLSLVGSSVCCGLGFVLPAFFHLLVFKEELGWKGWTLDVGIVALGLVLGISGTWYSLMEIFSVKV